Proteins co-encoded in one Carassius gibelio isolate Cgi1373 ecotype wild population from Czech Republic chromosome A15, carGib1.2-hapl.c, whole genome shotgun sequence genomic window:
- the LOC128029503 gene encoding vascular endothelial zinc finger 1-like isoform X2, whose amino-acid sequence MEQSWSSFLFQANEALHHQHQNSLLPLLNSEPQDQKPVLPIQLDQKPPVSSADIHKDNMGGGTGGGGGGGGGGGGQVVIKKEPKSKTPFICGYCNKAFRDSYHLRRHESCHTGIKMVSRSKKTTTAPTMVPLISTVPRDNNGNPSYVSTMAGILTTATTSASTAAGIMSVLPQQQPAMPKKPPKPVKKNHGCEMCGKAFRDVYHLNRHKLSHSDEKPFECPICHQRFKRKDRMTYHVRSHDGGVHKPYICSVCGKGFSRPDHLSCHVKHVHSTERPFKCQVTACTSAFATKDRLRSHMIRHEGKVTCNICGKMLSAAYITSHLKTHGQAGFTSPCNKDSNNVCNSASATSVTSSTASNTTVMNRCTISNPITIAAQMNITTNTVNITSPVSLQHPVTITAPVNITSVNIPATAPMNIAHPVAITSPMSMNITGPLNIAMRPMESMSFLSQVLPSSPPW is encoded by the exons ATGGAGCAGAGCTggagttcatttttatttcag GCCAATGAAGCCCTCCACCACCAGCATCAGAACAGCCTTCTGCCGCTGCTCAACTCTGAGCCGCAGGATCAAAAGCCTGTTCTTCCTATCCAGCTCGACCAGAAACCCCCAGTCAGTTCAGCTGACATCCACAAAGACAACATGGGAGGCGGGACGGGTGGAGGgggaggaggtggtggtggtggcggCGGTCAGGTGGTAATAAAGAAGGAGCCCAAGTCAAAGACGCCCTTCATATGCGGCTACTGCAACAAGGCCTTTCGGGACAGTTACCACCTCCGGCGACATGAGTCCTGTCACACGGGCATTAAGATGGTGTCACGGTCCAAGAAGACCACCACAGCGCCCACCATGGTGCCTCTCATTTCCACTGTGCCACGCGATAACAACGGCAACCCCTCCTATGTCTCAACGATGGCAGGCATCCTCACCACAGCCACCACCTCCGCGTCCACGGCCGCAGGTATAATGTCGGTCCTGCCTCAACAGCAACCAGCCATGCCCAAGAAACCCCCCAAACCAGTGAAGAAGAACCACGGCTGCGAGATGTGTGGCAAGGCCTTCCGGGACGTCTACCACCTCAACCGCCACAAGCTCTCGCACTCGGACGAGAAGCCCTTCGAGTGCCCCATCTGTCACCAGCGCTTCAAAAGGAAGGACCGCATGACCTATCACGTGCGGTCGCATGACGGTGGCGTGCACAAGCCGTATATCTGCTCCGTTTGTGGGAAAGGCTTCTCGAG GCCGGATCATCTTAGCTGTCATGTCAAGCATGTACACTCCACAGAACGACCCTTTAAATGCCAAGTAACG GCCTGCACATCTGCCTTCGCCACCAAAGACCGCCTGCGTTCACACATGATACGGCATGAAGGCAAGGTCACCTGCAACATTTGCGGGAAGATGCTGAGTGCCGCCTACATCACCAGCCATCTCAAGACCCACGGCCAGGCCGGCTTCACCTCCCCCTGTAACAAAG ACTCTAACAACGTGTGCAACTCTGCCTCAGCCACATCAGTCACTTCTTCAACCGCGTCCAACACTACGGTCATGAACCGCTGCACCATCAGCAATCCCATCACCATCGCCGCTCAGATGAACATCACCACCAACACGGTCAACATCACCTCCCCCGTCAGCCTTCAGCACCCGGTCACCATCACTGCTCCCGTCAACATCACCTCAGTCAACATCCCAGCCACGGCGCCCATGAACATCGCCCATCCCGTCGCCATCACCTCGCCCATGTCGATGAACATCACCGGTCCACTCAACATTGCCATGAGGCCGATGGAAAGCATGTCTTTCCTCTCACAGGTCCTGCCTTCCAGCCCGCCCTGGTAG
- the LOC128029503 gene encoding vascular endothelial zinc finger 1-like isoform X1 — translation MEQSWSSFLFQQANEALHHQHQNSLLPLLNSEPQDQKPVLPIQLDQKPPVSSADIHKDNMGGGTGGGGGGGGGGGGQVVIKKEPKSKTPFICGYCNKAFRDSYHLRRHESCHTGIKMVSRSKKTTTAPTMVPLISTVPRDNNGNPSYVSTMAGILTTATTSASTAAGIMSVLPQQQPAMPKKPPKPVKKNHGCEMCGKAFRDVYHLNRHKLSHSDEKPFECPICHQRFKRKDRMTYHVRSHDGGVHKPYICSVCGKGFSRPDHLSCHVKHVHSTERPFKCQVTACTSAFATKDRLRSHMIRHEGKVTCNICGKMLSAAYITSHLKTHGQAGFTSPCNKDSNNVCNSASATSVTSSTASNTTVMNRCTISNPITIAAQMNITTNTVNITSPVSLQHPVTITAPVNITSVNIPATAPMNIAHPVAITSPMSMNITGPLNIAMRPMESMSFLSQVLPSSPPW, via the exons ATGGAGCAGAGCTggagttcatttttatttcag CAGGCCAATGAAGCCCTCCACCACCAGCATCAGAACAGCCTTCTGCCGCTGCTCAACTCTGAGCCGCAGGATCAAAAGCCTGTTCTTCCTATCCAGCTCGACCAGAAACCCCCAGTCAGTTCAGCTGACATCCACAAAGACAACATGGGAGGCGGGACGGGTGGAGGgggaggaggtggtggtggtggcggCGGTCAGGTGGTAATAAAGAAGGAGCCCAAGTCAAAGACGCCCTTCATATGCGGCTACTGCAACAAGGCCTTTCGGGACAGTTACCACCTCCGGCGACATGAGTCCTGTCACACGGGCATTAAGATGGTGTCACGGTCCAAGAAGACCACCACAGCGCCCACCATGGTGCCTCTCATTTCCACTGTGCCACGCGATAACAACGGCAACCCCTCCTATGTCTCAACGATGGCAGGCATCCTCACCACAGCCACCACCTCCGCGTCCACGGCCGCAGGTATAATGTCGGTCCTGCCTCAACAGCAACCAGCCATGCCCAAGAAACCCCCCAAACCAGTGAAGAAGAACCACGGCTGCGAGATGTGTGGCAAGGCCTTCCGGGACGTCTACCACCTCAACCGCCACAAGCTCTCGCACTCGGACGAGAAGCCCTTCGAGTGCCCCATCTGTCACCAGCGCTTCAAAAGGAAGGACCGCATGACCTATCACGTGCGGTCGCATGACGGTGGCGTGCACAAGCCGTATATCTGCTCCGTTTGTGGGAAAGGCTTCTCGAG GCCGGATCATCTTAGCTGTCATGTCAAGCATGTACACTCCACAGAACGACCCTTTAAATGCCAAGTAACG GCCTGCACATCTGCCTTCGCCACCAAAGACCGCCTGCGTTCACACATGATACGGCATGAAGGCAAGGTCACCTGCAACATTTGCGGGAAGATGCTGAGTGCCGCCTACATCACCAGCCATCTCAAGACCCACGGCCAGGCCGGCTTCACCTCCCCCTGTAACAAAG ACTCTAACAACGTGTGCAACTCTGCCTCAGCCACATCAGTCACTTCTTCAACCGCGTCCAACACTACGGTCATGAACCGCTGCACCATCAGCAATCCCATCACCATCGCCGCTCAGATGAACATCACCACCAACACGGTCAACATCACCTCCCCCGTCAGCCTTCAGCACCCGGTCACCATCACTGCTCCCGTCAACATCACCTCAGTCAACATCCCAGCCACGGCGCCCATGAACATCGCCCATCCCGTCGCCATCACCTCGCCCATGTCGATGAACATCACCGGTCCACTCAACATTGCCATGAGGCCGATGGAAAGCATGTCTTTCCTCTCACAGGTCCTGCCTTCCAGCCCGCCCTGGTAG